A genomic stretch from Hymenobacter psoromatis includes:
- a CDS encoding glucuronyl hydrolase, whose product MKFPTPLFAALLALPLLAPAQNAPAALSQRMADAFIAQHPDSIVIGSRKTARWDYEQGLMLRALERVWERTGDGRYFTYIQQDVDQFVQKDGSIRTYKPEEYQLDNLATGPALLLLSQVSLPSNGNEKYRLAAATLRKQLAGQPRTKEGGFWHKKTYPNQMWLDGLYMAEPFYAQYSGLTGDAAGLDDVARQFALIEKHLVDPKTGLLRHGYDEARAQKWADKATGQSPEAWDRAIGWYAMALVDVLDYLSVGNPHRAELIKDLQRLAPVLAKYQDAKTGTWSLVMGQEEQKGNYAEASGSSMFVYALAKGGRLGYLDKKYAAVARKGYDGIVKTFISTENGALALNGTVSVGGLGGQPYHDGSYRYYLSEPLRKNDLKGVGPFILASTEMEIAQENAVGQGKTVGLDYYFNHELRKNAFTGQPEQWHYTWEERANGGFWLWGNELRELGARTVPVPTPPTAASLKGLSVYVIVDPDTKKESPAPNYISAADGQAVADWVRAGGTLVLLANDTANCEIRHFNTLARHFGVQFTDQSVNMVQGRDFAQGRVDLSSGATVFKQAKMAYIKELAVLAVQAPAQPLVTNNGQVIMATATLGKGRVFALGDPWLYNEYTDGRKIPATFENFQAGKDLGRWLLK is encoded by the coding sequence ATGAAATTCCCTACCCCCCTCTTTGCCGCCCTACTCGCCCTGCCGCTGCTGGCACCGGCCCAGAACGCGCCGGCCGCGCTGTCGCAGCGCATGGCCGATGCCTTCATCGCACAGCACCCCGATTCCATCGTGATTGGCAGCCGCAAAACGGCCCGCTGGGACTACGAGCAGGGGCTGATGCTGCGGGCGTTGGAGCGGGTGTGGGAGCGCACCGGCGACGGCCGCTACTTCACCTACATCCAGCAGGATGTGGACCAGTTCGTGCAGAAGGACGGCAGCATTCGGACCTATAAACCCGAAGAATATCAGCTCGATAACCTGGCTACCGGGCCGGCGCTGCTGCTGCTGAGCCAGGTGTCGCTGCCCAGCAATGGCAACGAGAAGTACCGGCTGGCCGCCGCCACCCTGCGCAAGCAGCTGGCCGGGCAGCCGCGCACCAAAGAGGGCGGCTTCTGGCACAAGAAAACCTACCCCAATCAGATGTGGCTCGATGGCCTGTATATGGCCGAGCCCTTCTATGCCCAGTACAGCGGGTTGACCGGCGACGCGGCCGGCCTCGACGACGTGGCCCGGCAGTTTGCGCTCATCGAAAAGCACCTCGTTGACCCCAAAACCGGCCTGCTGCGCCACGGCTACGACGAGGCCCGCGCGCAAAAGTGGGCCGATAAAGCCACCGGGCAGTCGCCCGAGGCCTGGGACCGCGCCATTGGCTGGTACGCGATGGCTTTGGTGGATGTGCTTGATTACCTGTCGGTTGGAAACCCGCACCGCGCCGAGCTGATAAAGGATTTGCAGCGCCTGGCCCCCGTGCTGGCCAAATACCAGGACGCCAAAACCGGCACTTGGAGCTTGGTGATGGGCCAGGAGGAGCAGAAGGGCAACTACGCCGAGGCTTCGGGCAGCAGCATGTTCGTGTACGCGCTGGCCAAGGGCGGGCGCCTGGGCTACCTCGATAAAAAATACGCCGCCGTGGCCCGTAAGGGCTACGACGGGATTGTGAAAACCTTCATCAGCACCGAAAATGGCGCGCTGGCCCTGAACGGCACGGTGAGCGTGGGGGGTCTGGGCGGCCAGCCGTACCACGACGGCTCGTACCGATATTACCTGAGTGAGCCGCTGCGGAAGAACGATTTGAAGGGGGTAGGGCCGTTTATTCTGGCGAGCACGGAGATGGAGATAGCGCAGGAAAACGCCGTGGGCCAGGGCAAAACCGTGGGCCTGGATTACTACTTCAACCACGAGCTGCGCAAAAATGCTTTCACCGGCCAGCCCGAGCAGTGGCACTACACCTGGGAGGAGCGCGCGAACGGCGGCTTCTGGCTGTGGGGCAACGAGCTGCGCGAGCTGGGTGCCCGCACGGTGCCCGTCCCTACCCCCCCCACCGCGGCCAGCCTTAAAGGGCTGAGTGTGTACGTGATAGTGGACCCCGACACCAAGAAAGAATCGCCGGCACCCAACTACATCTCGGCCGCCGATGGGCAGGCCGTGGCCGACTGGGTGCGCGCCGGCGGCACGCTGGTGCTGCTGGCCAACGACACGGCCAACTGCGAAATCCGCCACTTCAACACGCTGGCCCGGCACTTCGGCGTGCAGTTCACCGACCAGAGCGTGAACATGGTGCAGGGCCGGGATTTTGCGCAGGGCCGGGTGGATTTGAGCAGCGGCGCGACGGTATTCAAGCAAGCCAAAATGGCGTATATCAAGGAGTTGGCGGTGCTGGCGGTGCAAGCGCCCGCCCAGCCGCTGGTGACCAATAACGGCCAGGTTATCATGGCCACGGCCACGCTGGGCAAGGGCCGCGTGTTCGCGCTCGGCGACCCGTGGCTCTACAACGAGTACACCGATGGGCGCAAGATTCCGGCCACGTTCGAGAATTTCCAGGCGGGTAAGGATTTAGGGCGCTGGCTGCTGAAGTAA
- a CDS encoding ureidoglycolate lyase: MLLIRHGQPGHEKPGIVLDGQRYDLSPFGEDYDERFFASDGLGRLAAYIDVQRELLLPVPATARLGPPVARPSKIVCAGLNYTDHAQEMGLPLPTEPVLFLKATSALSGPNDDIILPKGSVKTDWEAELAVVIRKRASYVAEADAAQYIAGYVLLNDVSERAYQLERGGTWDKGKGCDTFAPLGPWLATPDELLNPARLKLWLAVNGETLQNGNTANLIFSVPYLISYISQFMTLLPGDIVSTGTPAGVGSGLKPPRYLAVGDVVELGIEGLGTARQLVRAAE, encoded by the coding sequence ATGCTTCTCATTCGCCACGGCCAGCCCGGCCACGAAAAACCCGGTATCGTGCTCGACGGGCAGCGCTACGACCTCAGCCCTTTTGGGGAAGACTACGACGAGCGCTTTTTTGCCAGCGACGGCCTGGGCCGCCTGGCCGCCTACATCGACGTGCAGCGCGAGCTGCTGCTGCCCGTGCCCGCCACGGCGCGGCTGGGCCCGCCGGTGGCCCGGCCCTCTAAAATCGTGTGCGCGGGCCTCAACTACACCGACCACGCCCAGGAAATGGGCCTACCCCTGCCCACCGAGCCGGTCCTCTTTTTGAAGGCAACTTCGGCGCTGAGCGGGCCGAACGACGATATTATTCTACCCAAAGGCTCGGTGAAAACCGACTGGGAAGCGGAGCTGGCCGTTGTCATTCGCAAGCGCGCCAGCTACGTGGCCGAGGCCGACGCGGCCCAGTATATCGCTGGCTACGTGCTGCTTAATGACGTGAGCGAGCGCGCCTACCAGCTGGAGCGCGGCGGCACCTGGGACAAGGGCAAGGGCTGCGACACCTTCGCGCCGCTCGGCCCCTGGCTCGCTACCCCCGACGAATTGCTCAACCCCGCCCGCCTCAAGCTCTGGCTCGCGGTGAACGGCGAAACGCTCCAGAATGGCAACACGGCCAACCTCATTTTCAGCGTGCCTTACCTCATCAGCTACATCAGCCAGTTTATGACCTTGCTGCCGGGCGATATCGTCTCGACCGGCACGCCGGCCGGCGTGGGCAGCGGCCTCAAGCCGCCGCGCTACTTGGCCGTCGGCGATGTAGTGGAGCTGGGTATTGAGGGCCTGGGCACCGCCCGCCAACTGGTGCGCGCCGCTGAGTGA
- a CDS encoding pectin esterase: MKLTLFLWLLAAGTAWGQSRRVVVAADGSGDYRTVQAAFDAVPDGNTNCLTISIKPDTYKEKLTLAKGKNHVRLQGEDAAHTILTFDDYHQRLDANGKEIGTTGSASIHLYGDDFLAENITFANSAGPVGQAVAAWVSGDRSCFRHCRFLGFQDTLYTYGYGSRQLYEDCYIEGTVDFIFGSSTAWFERCTLVGKRGGFFTAASTPDTTRYGYVFSHCRLRGAPDAPAGSFYLGRPWRPFAKVVFLACELSAVVRPAGWDEWGKASNQQTTYYAEHQSSGSGANPAARVPWSHQLTPAQAGTYTRATVLRGWQPGK, translated from the coding sequence ATGAAACTCACACTTTTCCTGTGGCTGCTGGCCGCTGGCACCGCCTGGGGCCAGAGCCGCCGCGTGGTAGTGGCCGCCGATGGCAGCGGCGACTACCGCACCGTGCAGGCCGCCTTCGACGCCGTGCCCGATGGCAACACCAACTGCCTGACTATCAGTATTAAGCCAGACACTTACAAGGAGAAGCTGACGCTGGCCAAGGGTAAAAACCACGTGCGCCTGCAGGGGGAAGACGCAGCCCACACTATTCTTACGTTCGACGACTACCACCAGCGCCTCGACGCCAACGGCAAGGAAATCGGCACGACGGGCTCGGCCAGCATTCACTTGTATGGCGACGATTTCTTGGCCGAAAATATCACTTTTGCCAACTCGGCCGGGCCGGTGGGGCAGGCCGTGGCGGCCTGGGTGAGCGGCGACCGCAGCTGCTTCCGGCACTGCCGCTTTCTGGGGTTTCAGGACACGCTGTACACCTACGGCTACGGCAGCCGGCAGCTGTATGAGGACTGCTACATCGAGGGCACCGTCGATTTTATTTTTGGCAGCAGCACCGCCTGGTTCGAGCGCTGCACGCTGGTGGGCAAGCGCGGCGGCTTCTTCACGGCCGCCTCTACCCCCGACACCACGCGCTACGGCTACGTGTTCAGCCACTGCCGGCTGCGGGGCGCGCCCGATGCCCCGGCCGGCTCCTTTTACCTGGGCCGGCCCTGGCGGCCCTTCGCCAAAGTGGTGTTCCTGGCCTGCGAGCTGAGCGCCGTGGTGCGGCCCGCCGGCTGGGATGAATGGGGCAAGGCCAGCAACCAGCAAACCACTTATTATGCTGAACACCAGAGCTCCGGCTCCGGCGCCAACCCGGCGGCCCGCGTGCCGTGGAGCCACCAGCTTACCCCGGCTCAGGCCGGGACTTACACTCGCGCCACCGTGCTGCGCGGTTGGCAGCCCGGCAAGTAG
- a CDS encoding pectin esterase, with the protein MPPARPVPPPQKLLLTVAPDGSGDYRTIQEAVQAVRDLSQVTVTIRIKPGIYREKLVVPAHKTRVTLLGENAATTIITGADHTGDAAGHNTYSSQTVLVQGNDFTAENITFENAAGPVGQAVALHVAGDRATFRHCRMLGNQDTLFPAVENSRQYYQDCYIEGTTDFIFGMATAVFDRCEIRSKRSSYIAAAATTERQAFGFVFRDCRLTADSAARQVYLGRPWRPHARTVYLRCELGAHILPAGWDNWRAAANEKTAFYAEYRSTGPGANPTARVPWSHQLTAKEAKRYTLANIFGGKSGWVPRE; encoded by the coding sequence ATGCCGCCGGCCCGCCCGGTTCCGCCGCCCCAAAAGCTGCTGCTGACGGTGGCCCCGGATGGCAGCGGCGACTACCGCACCATTCAGGAAGCGGTGCAGGCCGTGCGCGACTTGTCGCAGGTGACGGTTACGATTCGGATTAAACCGGGTATTTACCGCGAGAAGCTGGTGGTGCCGGCGCATAAAACGCGCGTTACGCTGCTGGGCGAAAATGCCGCGACTACGATTATTACGGGGGCCGACCACACCGGCGACGCGGCCGGCCACAACACGTATTCGTCGCAGACGGTGCTGGTGCAGGGCAACGATTTCACGGCCGAAAATATCACCTTCGAGAATGCGGCCGGGCCGGTGGGCCAGGCCGTGGCCCTGCACGTGGCTGGCGACCGCGCCACCTTCCGCCACTGCCGGATGCTGGGCAACCAGGACACGCTGTTTCCGGCCGTCGAGAACAGCCGCCAGTATTACCAGGACTGCTACATCGAGGGCACGACGGACTTCATCTTTGGCATGGCCACGGCCGTGTTTGACCGCTGCGAGATTCGCAGCAAGCGCAGCTCCTACATCGCGGCGGCGGCCACTACCGAGCGGCAGGCGTTTGGCTTCGTCTTTCGCGACTGCCGGCTCACGGCCGATTCGGCGGCGCGCCAGGTTTATCTGGGTCGGCCCTGGCGGCCCCACGCGCGCACGGTTTATTTGCGTTGCGAGCTGGGGGCGCACATTTTGCCCGCCGGCTGGGACAACTGGCGCGCCGCCGCCAACGAGAAAACCGCCTTTTACGCCGAGTATCGGAGCACCGGTCCCGGTGCCAACCCCACGGCCCGCGTGCCGTGGAGCCACCAGCTCACGGCCAAGGAAGCCAAGCGCTATACGCTGGCCAATATCTTCGGCGGCAAAAGCGGCTGGGTGCCGAGGGAGTAG
- a CDS encoding LacI family transcriptional regulator, giving the protein MEPATLKDIARELNISVSTVSRALRDSYEINAETKRLVMECAARLHYRPNPIALSLKGSSSKAIGVIVPQIANYYFSQAINGIEEVANQRGYDVLIFQTHEAYDREVANLRQALARRVDGLLISLSSETNNVSHLQELQQQGTPIVQFDRVSADLNTPRVVADNFAGAFAATEHLLQSGRRRIAHLTIQPWLSITQERLAGYRAALEQYGVPYDENLVRFGTFGPDEVGPLVDELLALEPRPDAFFTASDRLAVGCLAALRQRRIAIPGDVSLIGFTNLTVADMLSPSMSTVVQPATEIGRQAVGRLLDLIELKHRAAPPSTLTIPTTLVVRESSAWPVAGG; this is encoded by the coding sequence TTGGAACCCGCTACTCTCAAAGACATCGCCCGGGAGCTCAACATCTCCGTTTCGACGGTGTCGCGGGCGTTGCGGGACAGCTACGAAATCAACGCGGAAACCAAGCGGCTGGTGATGGAGTGCGCCGCCCGCCTGCACTACCGGCCCAACCCCATCGCCCTCAGCCTGAAAGGGAGCAGCAGCAAAGCCATCGGGGTCATCGTGCCACAAATCGCCAATTATTACTTTTCGCAGGCCATCAATGGCATCGAGGAGGTAGCCAACCAGCGCGGCTACGACGTGCTCATCTTCCAGACCCACGAAGCCTACGACCGCGAAGTGGCCAACCTGCGCCAGGCCCTGGCCCGGCGCGTCGATGGCCTGCTCATCTCGCTTAGCAGCGAAACCAACAACGTAAGCCACTTGCAGGAGCTGCAGCAGCAGGGCACCCCCATCGTGCAGTTCGACCGCGTGTCGGCCGACCTCAATACGCCCCGCGTGGTGGCGGACAACTTTGCTGGGGCCTTTGCGGCCACCGAACACCTGTTGCAGTCGGGGCGCCGCCGCATTGCGCACCTCACCATTCAGCCCTGGCTCAGCATTACGCAGGAGCGCCTGGCTGGCTACCGCGCCGCGCTGGAACAATACGGGGTGCCGTATGATGAAAATCTGGTGCGCTTTGGCACCTTTGGGCCCGATGAGGTAGGCCCGCTGGTAGATGAGCTGCTGGCCCTGGAGCCCCGGCCCGATGCCTTTTTCACGGCCAGCGACCGGCTGGCGGTAGGCTGCCTGGCCGCCCTGCGCCAGCGTCGCATTGCCATTCCCGGCGACGTGTCGCTTATCGGTTTCACCAACCTCACCGTGGCCGATATGCTCTCGCCCTCGATGAGCACGGTGGTGCAGCCGGCCACCGAAATCGGCCGGCAGGCCGTGGGCCGCCTGCTCGACCTCATTGAGCTGAAGCACCGCGCCGCGCCCCCTAGCACGCTCACCATCCCAACTACGCTGGTGGTGCGGGAGTCGTCGGCCTGGCCGGTGGCGGGGGGGTAG